The genomic segment AGGCTTGACGAGGCGGCCCCTTATCAGTACGAAGACGAGGTTGTTCGAACCGAGTCGATAGCGGTCGATCTCAGCAGATTCGCCGGACGCACTCCGCCGTCTGAGACCGAGTAAGTAGTTCCCAGTTCGTCGTCCCTACCTGCGTCGGCCGAACAGCCGTCCGGTTTTAGGCTCGAAAATCGAGGAAGCAATCGCTCTGGGTTCGCTGTGGTCATACCGTCACCACATAACTCGTCGCGCGAGCACGTAAATCAGGATCGACACGATGAACGTCCCGATGAGCGACTCCGCCATTGCGATTCCTTTCGAATACCCGAGTGGAATCCAGTCTCCGTAGCCAAGTGTTGTGAATGTGACGACACTGAAGTAGAAGCTCTCTGCGAGAACTGAGAGCAGGTTCCCGAGACCCGTGATCGTCAGGAGATCGAGCGAGCCACCCGTTGCATACGTGAGGACAGCTCCCGAACTTGGCCGCCGCAACCCACCAACCACGGAGAGAGGATAGAGCAGCGTACTGAGAACGATCACCGCGAGTGCAGTATAGACCACGTTCCAGATTCCCTCCCCGTACTGCATCACCCAACGTGCACCTTCGGCTTTCGCCCAGCGGAGGTACTGCCCTCTCGCCCGAACCTGCCGCCGCTGGGTGTCGTGCTGACGAACATAGTAGTCGCTCGCCTGCTGGTTCAGCTTGTTCTCCCGCGAAATAGTTTGCAGGGCGCCGTACGTCCAGATCGCTTTATCCAGCAGATCGACATCTCCATCGGTGACGACTGTCCTGAGCGACGTCCCCTCGGGAACCATCTGTTCGTAGCTACAGACTCCATCGAGGGTCGTCCGGTGGTCGATCCGGCAGTTATCGTGGACGGTACCATAGAAATGAACTCCAGTAAGGTCCGCACCGCGGAGGTCGGTCCGGATCATCGCTGCGTACTCCAAATTCGCCTCCGAGAGGTCAGTTTTGACCAAGAGCGTCTCCTTGAGCGTTGCATCGACGAAGCGCGCCTCGCAGAGCCTTGCCCTCCTAAGAGTCGTGTTGCTAAGGGTGGCATCCGTGAAGTCCGCCTCCGAGAGATCGGCTTCCTCGAAACGTGCGTGCGAAAGATCGGCACCGACGAGCGTCGCGTCAACGAGGGTCGCCTCCGCACCGCTGACGTGTGAGAAATCCGCTCTATCGAGCGTCGCACCATCTATACAAGCGGCGTCGAGAACACTATCCGAGAGATCACAGCCGATACAGTTTGCCCCAGAGAAATCAGCCCGACTACAGTCGATGTTCTGGAGGTTCGCGTTCGTCAGGCAGGCATTCCGGAGTGTACAGTCCGCGAACGAAACATTCGAATCTATCGATGCATTTCGGAGATACGCCCCGTCCAACCGCTCTGGGTAGTCGGTACGAGCCGCGGCGAGCACACTCGGGGGCTTGTTTGCTCGCTCGGCGTGCCAGACACAGCGGCCAGTGTCCTGCCATGACGGCCGCCAGCAACTGTACGCACCGATAGCCTCGGAGTCGCCCTCAAACGAATACCCACAGCGCCCCCCTGGAATGGACGATCCCTCGTCAGTCGAAGTAATCATCATACCACTATTATTCATCACTACTTCCCCAGCCGAACAGCACTTGGTCCATCGCGTATCACGGAGCGATCTTTTTCCGTTTGGGAAGCCGTCTACGAGGCATTTCCGATAATGAATTCATCGATGGCATACCCTGTTTCGGTTAGTCCGAATTCCATGAAAACCACTCATGGAGACCATTCTATTGCCGGAAAAACGGCAATTCGCATACTACTGTCCTGCGTCGAGGGCCTGCTGGGTCGTGTAGACCGTCCTCAGGCCATCGCCCGGCAGCTCTCGGCACACCGGGGCAGGATTTCGGCGCAGGCCTGACAGTGGTCGTGGTCGTGCTGTTCGCACTCCTCGGCGCACGCCTCGCAGGCGTCGGCACAGGCCTCGGCGAGCTGCGAGTTGAACTCTGAATCGCGGGTACACATGCGCGCACACAGCGACGCGAGGTCGGCGACGTCCCGGCAGAGCCGGAGACACCGCGCCATGTCCTCGCTACCGGCACACTCGTCGGCACACCACTCACAGGCCTGCGCGGCGGTGAGACAGCTGTCCAAACACGATTCGGTTTCCTTGTCCAGATTCAGTT from the Halococcus sediminicola genome contains:
- a CDS encoding cytoplasmic protein, producing MASSQLNLDKETESCLDSCLTAAQACEWCADECAGSEDMARCLRLCRDVADLASLCARMCTRDSEFNSQLAEACADACEACAEECEQHDHDHCQACAEILPRCAESCRAMA
- a CDS encoding pentapeptide repeat-containing protein — translated: MNNSGMMITSTDEGSSIPGGRCGYSFEGDSEAIGAYSCWRPSWQDTGRCVWHAERANKPPSVLAAARTDYPERLDGAYLRNASIDSNVSFADCTLRNACLTNANLQNIDCSRADFSGANCIGCDLSDSVLDAACIDGATLDRADFSHVSGAEATLVDATLVGADLSHARFEEADLSEADFTDATLSNTTLRRARLCEARFVDATLKETLLVKTDLSEANLEYAAMIRTDLRGADLTGVHFYGTVHDNCRIDHRTTLDGVCSYEQMVPEGTSLRTVVTDGDVDLLDKAIWTYGALQTISRENKLNQQASDYYVRQHDTQRRQVRARGQYLRWAKAEGARWVMQYGEGIWNVVYTALAVIVLSTLLYPLSVVGGLRRPSSGAVLTYATGGSLDLLTITGLGNLLSVLAESFYFSVVTFTTLGYGDWIPLGYSKGIAMAESLIGTFIVSILIYVLARRVMW